Proteins encoded together in one Synergistaceae bacterium window:
- a CDS encoding homocysteine S-methyltransferase family protein: MANAEARVRRNRESLLKCLKEGSELLLLDGGMGTMLADRGWAPPVLPEEMNLNSPEVVCSVHKAYIDAGAHIVETNSFGGSSLKLANRGLSSRTAEINAAAARIAREAAGEYALVAGCAGPLGELLEPFGALSFEEAMDAFRPQFRGLMDGGADFILIETALDLREVKAAVAALKELDETFPFVVSFTFEQQGRTVTGTPPEVAAHWARLTGAVAVGANCGVGPAAYIETVGVLREHSGLPVFVYANGGLPDDPVQWGPEEYAEAAGRLVKAGATVVGGCCRTTPGHISALRDRLTGVSVLPRSRPELLPFAGRSRLVTGGRGLPLTLVGEGINASRPAVKPHIASGAWGPVRDLARTQSEAGAHLLDINVGLPGTDQVKTMKQAVAVVEGASDLPLSIDSDRAEVVEAGLRACTGIPLINSVTAKGSEVERGIRLAQRYGAVLAVLPLDEKGIPEGVEGRMKLVERIVSIADRMGYPRFMLVVDALCMTVGSDTSAPGVGLETLRRIGDLGCCTMLGLSNVSHGMPARSVINRTWLAMAMSAGLNVAIANPLDRGIMETTVVGDLLCGHDRDARKFLSLADAFLNVLPLPGQAPARTGDAEGEEKNTKEGAGDEWSELRAAVIRGDPDRAAELGKARDEAGVDPTEVINRGIVPALTEVGRLYDSGRYFLPQLLSAASAAQRVCEVELARIAESGMAAERGTVVLATVEGDLHDLGKNVVATMLRSHGYRVVDLGKNVPCAEIEKAARENNAEIVGLSALMTSTMFHMEENVETLHRNLPEVRVIVGGASVSDDYSVRIGADGYSPDAVGAVKLVASLLEKSKKKAD; the protein is encoded by the coding sequence ATGGCGAACGCGGAGGCAAGGGTGAGACGGAACCGGGAATCGCTCCTGAAATGCCTGAAGGAAGGGTCGGAGCTGCTGCTGCTCGACGGAGGCATGGGGACGATGCTTGCGGACAGAGGATGGGCTCCGCCGGTTTTGCCGGAGGAGATGAACCTGAACAGTCCGGAGGTCGTGTGTTCTGTTCACAAAGCCTATATCGACGCGGGCGCTCATATCGTGGAGACGAACTCCTTTGGAGGCAGTTCCCTGAAGCTCGCCAATCGGGGACTGAGCTCCCGAACCGCGGAGATCAACGCCGCCGCCGCCCGGATTGCCCGTGAAGCTGCGGGAGAATACGCCCTCGTCGCCGGTTGCGCCGGACCTCTGGGGGAGCTCCTGGAACCTTTCGGGGCTCTGTCCTTCGAGGAGGCGATGGACGCGTTTCGTCCCCAGTTCAGGGGGTTGATGGACGGAGGCGCGGACTTTATCCTGATCGAAACGGCGCTGGACCTGCGAGAGGTAAAGGCCGCGGTGGCGGCTCTGAAGGAACTGGACGAGACATTTCCCTTTGTGGTCAGTTTTACCTTCGAGCAGCAGGGCCGCACCGTAACGGGCACTCCGCCCGAGGTGGCCGCTCACTGGGCCCGCCTGACGGGAGCGGTGGCCGTGGGGGCCAACTGCGGCGTCGGGCCGGCCGCTTATATCGAAACGGTGGGCGTGCTGCGTGAGCATTCCGGTCTCCCCGTCTTCGTGTACGCCAACGGAGGACTGCCTGACGACCCCGTGCAGTGGGGCCCGGAGGAATATGCCGAAGCCGCCGGACGTCTTGTGAAAGCCGGCGCCACGGTGGTGGGAGGCTGCTGCAGAACGACCCCCGGGCACATTTCCGCTCTGAGGGATCGTCTGACCGGTGTTTCCGTACTGCCCCGGTCCCGCCCGGAGCTTTTGCCCTTTGCCGGACGCAGCCGTCTGGTGACGGGAGGCAGAGGGCTGCCTCTCACCCTGGTGGGAGAGGGGATCAACGCCTCCCGCCCTGCCGTGAAACCCCATATCGCCTCGGGAGCCTGGGGCCCGGTGCGGGATCTGGCCCGAACTCAGTCCGAAGCGGGCGCCCATCTGCTGGACATCAACGTCGGTCTGCCGGGAACCGACCAGGTCAAAACGATGAAACAGGCCGTCGCCGTCGTCGAAGGGGCTTCGGACCTGCCTTTGTCCATTGACAGCGACCGCGCCGAGGTGGTCGAGGCGGGACTGAGGGCCTGTACGGGCATTCCGCTGATCAACTCCGTCACGGCGAAGGGCTCCGAAGTTGAAAGAGGAATCCGCCTGGCTCAGCGGTACGGAGCCGTGCTGGCCGTGCTGCCTCTCGATGAAAAAGGCATTCCCGAGGGTGTCGAAGGACGAATGAAGCTGGTCGAACGAATTGTCTCCATTGCCGACCGCATGGGGTATCCCCGCTTTATGCTGGTGGTGGACGCCCTCTGCATGACGGTGGGGAGCGATACCTCCGCGCCGGGGGTGGGACTGGAAACGCTGCGCCGCATCGGAGATCTGGGGTGCTGCACGATGCTGGGACTGAGCAACGTTTCCCACGGGATGCCCGCCAGAAGCGTCATCAACAGGACCTGGCTGGCAATGGCCATGAGCGCGGGGCTGAACGTGGCCATCGCAAATCCGCTGGACCGGGGAATCATGGAGACGACGGTCGTGGGAGATCTCCTCTGCGGTCATGACAGGGACGCGCGAAAGTTTTTGTCTCTGGCCGATGCCTTTCTGAACGTTCTGCCCCTGCCAGGACAGGCCCCGGCCCGGACAGGAGATGCCGAGGGAGAAGAAAAGAACACGAAGGAAGGGGCCGGCGATGAGTGGTCGGAGCTTCGAGCCGCCGTCATTCGGGGCGATCCCGACCGGGCCGCGGAACTGGGAAAGGCGAGAGACGAGGCGGGGGTGGACCCCACAGAGGTCATCAATCGAGGAATCGTCCCGGCGTTGACGGAGGTCGGGCGTCTTTACGATTCAGGCCGCTATTTCCTGCCTCAGCTCCTTTCCGCCGCCTCCGCCGCCCAGCGGGTCTGCGAGGTGGAGCTGGCGCGTATCGCGGAGTCGGGAATGGCCGCCGAAAGAGGAACGGTGGTTCTGGCCACGGTGGAGGGCGACCTGCACGACCTGGGCAAGAACGTGGTGGCGACGATGCTGCGCAGCCACGGTTACAGGGTTGTGGATTTGGGCAAAAACGTCCCCTGTGCGGAAATCGAAAAGGCCGCCCGGGAAAACAACGCGGAAATCGTGGGTCTTTCGGCTCTGATGACGAGTACCATGTTTCACATGGAAGAAAACGTGGAGACGCTCCATAGAAATCTTCCCGAAGTTCGGGTGATCGTGGGAGGAGCCTCCGTCAGCGACGACTACAGTGTTCGCATTGGAGCGGATGGATACTCTCCCGACGCGGTGGGCGCCGTGAAGCTCGTGGCCTCGCTGCTGGAAAAATCGAAGAAAAAAGCAGATTGA